The window CGCCGTTTGTGAACCTCACCACGCTGTCATCCACCCTGTGCACGATCTCTAGGTCGTGGTCTAGGACGTAGTCCACCACGCCCCTCAGTCTCTCCAAGACGCATTTCAAAGTGGTGCACATAGGCTCCCCGTGTACGTTGCCGCTGGTGGCTATCGCGAACCTATCGTCTATGTTTGACAAGAGGATGTACTGGAGGGCTGTGTAGGGGAGGAAGATCCCCTCCCTATCGAGGCCGGGGGAGACGAGGGGGGACGCCGGGGAGTCCTTCCTCTTGGGCAAGAGGACTATGGGCCTTTGGGGAGAGGCCAGGAGCTCCGCCGAGCTCTCGTCGACCTCGACCAAGCGCCTCGCAGTCTCTAGGTCGAGCGCCATGACGGCGAAGGGCTGGCTGGGCCTCCTCTTCCTCCGCCTCAGCTCCGCCACGACGGAGTCGTCGCTCGCCTTGGCGAATATGTGATACCCGCCGACGCCCTTCACCGCCACTATGAACCCCCTCGACACGAGCTCGGCCGCCTCCAGCACCGGGTCCGCGGCGTCGACGGCCCTGCCGGAGGGCTCCAGAAGCCTCACTCGCGGCCCGTCGTGCTTGCACGATATGCCTTGGTAGAAATACCGGCGCAGGCCCCCCACAGACGGCGTGGAGTACTCCTCTCTGCAACGGGGGCACATGGGGAAGGCCGCCCAGCTCGTGTTCTCCCTGTCGTAGGGGAGCCTCCTTATCACGGAGAAGCGGGGGCCGCAGAAGCTACAGGAGTTGAAGTAGTAACCCCTCCTCCTCTCGTCGCCCCCCTTGAGGACCTCCCGAAGGCACTCGTCGCATATGGCCATGTCGGGCGGTATGTTGGAGGGGGCCCGCGCCTCCTCGCCGCTTTTCAATATCTCGAAGGCCGCGTAGCCCCGCGGCTCGGCCCTCTCCACCACCAGCTCCTCCAGCACTATGGCCCTCGGCCTCCTCTCTCTAAGGACGTCTACGAACTCCCGGGCTCTCTCCCCCTCGACGAATATCTCCACCTCGCCGCCTCCTAGGTTCTTCACGTAGCCCCTCACGCCTAGGCTATCGGCGAGCATCTTCACGTACGGCCTAAAGCCGACCCCCTGGACTATGCCGACGGCGTATATCCTAAATGCGTCCACAGACACCTGCCGGTGCAGTTATTAAGCCGTTGCCTCCGCGATCGCCGTGCTACCTTAATACGAATGAAGGAATACTTATAAGGCGTCCCGCTACTTCGGCTGTGGCATCTAGACGGCCTTTGGTGAGGCTCTTCGCCGAGAGTGCAACGGCGAGCTACAGCTTTCATGAAAAACGGCGAGATATACGCCATAGGCCCCGCCGAGGAGGTATTCGCCGAGGAGGTAATAGAGAAGGTGTATGAGGTGAGGCCCAAAATATTGAGGGAGCATAGAGCGATATTGTTCTAGCTACGACTGGACCGGCGGCTTGCGCAAGGGCCATCCGTGCCTTACGTAATCGGCGCGTGTAATCGCTTTCCGTAATACTGAAAACAAGATTTATTAATACGAGGCGAGACGGGCGGATTGATGGCGGTTCCCAAGAAGATCTGGCAAATCGCCTTGTTTTACGCCGCGATAGCGGCGATAACCGCGGCTCTGGTGTTGTGGCTAAACGGCCTCGCATCCCTCGTGGGGACTGTGAAGTACAAGGGGCATCCCATGACTATATTTGCGCTCGGCATCCTGGCATATATGTTCGGCCTCAGACACGCCCTCGACGCCGACCACCTCGCCGCCATAGACAACAGCACGAGGAAGCTGGTGCAGGAGGGGAAAGACGCCAGGTTCACCGGCCTGTTCTTCTCCCTGGGACACTCCACGGTGGTTATACTCCTCGCAGTCGCCTTGATGTTCAGCGTAAGGGCCGTGGCCTCCGCCATACCCGAGCTCGAGAACGTGGGCTCTGTGGTGGGCACCTTGGTGAGCGGAGGGTTCCTGTACATAATCGGCCTCCTCAACTTCTTGGTCTTCTTCGAGATATACGAGATATTCAAGCGCATGAGGAGCGGAGAGCTAGACGAGGCTAAGCTTAACGAGCTGTTGCTCAAGAGAGGCTTCATGGGCAGATATTTCGGCAAGCTGTTCAAGATAGTCGACAAGCAGTGGTACCTCTATCCTATAGGATTTCTCTTCGGGCTGGGCTTCGACACTGCGTCGGAGACGGCGCTTCTGGCCATATCGGCGATAGCGTCGGCCACTATAAGGATGCCCATATACATGTTGCTCGTCTTCCCGTTCCTCTTCACAGCGGGGATGGCGTTGGTGGACGCAACAGACGGCTTCTTCATGTCGTCCGCGTACGGCTGGGCTTTCAGCGATCCGTTGAGGAAGGTGTGGTACAACCTCACGACCACCATAATCTCCGTAATGGTCGCGTGGGTGGTCGGGACGCTCGAGCTCTTAGGCCTTATCCAGAGCGAGTTCAACCTAGCCGGGCCGTTCTGGGATTGGATAGCTGCCGTGAACGGGGATGTGTGGTGGGGCAATATAGGGATTATAATTGTATCTATATTTGCTGTAACATGGATCTCATCTATTATAATTTATAAATTTAAAGTAAAGCAAGTAGCTATAAATATACCTAAGGCCTAGGGGCCGCCTCAAGGCTTTTCACGAAAATGAAAACGGTTTTTTAGTACAGCATCGCCAATAGGGCCGTGTCGTGCGTCTCGCTTCCCGAGAACTTCCCCGTGCCGCCTACCTTGGACTGCTGGAAGTGCCCCGTGATGAGGCGGGAGATGGCCGCAATCGAGCTCGCCTTCAGGCGGAAGACCGCCGTCACCTCGACGCTTATCCGTAGCATAAGGAAATACTCGGAGGAGCTCAAGGCGAGGGATAGGGACTATGTCTACAAGGTTATGGACTTCTGCGGCACCCATGAGTGGACAATTGTCCACTTCGGCCTGAGGAGTCTCTTGGGCAAGGCCGGGGTGGACAACGTGGAGCTCGTCGCGGGGCCGGGTTGCCCCGTCTGCGTAACGCCTTCGTACTACATAGAGCAGTCCATAAAGCTGGCGTTGGAGGGAGTTGTCATATATACCTACGGCGACGTCTTTAAGGTCCCGGCGTTGAGGCCCGTTAAGGGGGCGCGCACGTTGGCCGAGGCGAGGGCGTTGGGGGGAGACGTCAGGATAGTCCACTCCTTCCTCCACGCCATCATGGACGCGAGGAGGCACAACAAGCCTTCGGCCTTCGTCGGGATAGGCTTCGAGACTGTGGCGCCCGGATATTCCGAGGCCATACTCAAGGGCCTTGTGCCGGGCCATCTCAAGCTCATGCCGCTCGTCAAGCTGACGCCCCCCGCCATGTTCTACACGTTAGAGGTCGTGAGGGAGAAGCCGACAGATTTCCCCATAAGCGGCGTGATAGCGCCCGGCCACGTCTCCACTATAGTGGGCGGCAAGGCCTGGCGCCCCGTGGCGGAGCATTTCGAGATACCCGTGGTGGTGGCGGGCTTCGAGCCCAACGACGTCCTCATGGCCGTAGCCGAGATATTGAGGCAGTTGGCCAGAGGGGAGCACAAGGTGGTAATTGAGTACACAAGGGCAGTCACCTGGGAGGGAGACTTAAAAGCGCAGTCCTCTATACGTACCGTGTTCGAGACCGTGGACTCCGCCTGGAGAGGGATAGGGTATATCCCCAAGAGCGGCCTTGCCTTGAGGGACGAGTTTAAGGAACACGACGCCCTCGAGTACTTCGGGATTCCCGACCTGACGCCGGAGACCTGGCGCTACGACCTCCCGGCCAACTGCAAATGCGCCGAGGTGA of the Thermoproteus uzoniensis 768-20 genome contains:
- a CDS encoding HoxN/HupN/NixA family nickel/cobalt transporter — protein: MAVPKKIWQIALFYAAIAAITAALVLWLNGLASLVGTVKYKGHPMTIFALGILAYMFGLRHALDADHLAAIDNSTRKLVQEGKDARFTGLFFSLGHSTVVILLAVALMFSVRAVASAIPELENVGSVVGTLVSGGFLYIIGLLNFLVFFEIYEIFKRMRSGELDEAKLNELLLKRGFMGRYFGKLFKIVDKQWYLYPIGFLFGLGFDTASETALLAISAIASATIRMPIYMLLVFPFLFTAGMALVDATDGFFMSSAYGWAFSDPLRKVWYNLTTTIISVMVAWVVGTLELLGLIQSEFNLAGPFWDWIAAVNGDVWWGNIGIIIVSIFAVTWISSIIIYKFKVKQVAINIPKA
- the hypF gene encoding carbamoyltransferase HypF, with product MDAFRIYAVGIVQGVGFRPYVKMLADSLGVRGYVKNLGGGEVEIFVEGERAREFVDVLRERRPRAIVLEELVVERAEPRGYAAFEILKSGEEARAPSNIPPDMAICDECLREVLKGGDERRRGYYFNSCSFCGPRFSVIRRLPYDRENTSWAAFPMCPRCREEYSTPSVGGLRRYFYQGISCKHDGPRVRLLEPSGRAVDAADPVLEAAELVSRGFIVAVKGVGGYHIFAKASDDSVVAELRRRKRRPSQPFAVMALDLETARRLVEVDESSAELLASPQRPIVLLPKRKDSPASPLVSPGLDREGIFLPYTALQYILLSNIDDRFAIATSGNVHGEPMCTTLKCVLERLRGVVDYVLDHDLEIVHRVDDSVVRFTNGVATFIRRSRGYAPAWIKMPRRLEKPVVAFGADLQTAGAVAFNDKAVLTQYIGDLDSFQALEDLDRELRWFADAYRLRDFLLVCDKNPAYNSVRLCREWGEELGAEARQVQHHHAHALAAAADGGVDEPFVAVAIDGVGYGEDGAAWGGEVLYVEGTRYVRERHLPYVPMPGGDLAALRPARMAAAYFHTALGEVPRGLALYLPGGEAELALVEKELKSPRAWTSSAGRFLDAVAAALGVAWERTYEGEPAIKLEAAARGGGGLQFHAEDQVELFAEAVEAARRGASVRDVAYGVQLRLGQILGAWACDAAAKRGVGVAAVSGGAAVNDIILRGIAEEASRCGLRLVQHRRVPPGDGGIALGQVYYATYL
- the hypD gene encoding hydrogenase formation protein HypD; protein product: MSCVSLPENFPVPPTLDCWKCPVMRREMAAIELAFRRKTAVTSTLIRSIRKYSEELKARDRDYVYKVMDFCGTHEWTIVHFGLRSLLGKAGVDNVELVAGPGCPVCVTPSYYIEQSIKLALEGVVIYTYGDVFKVPALRPVKGARTLAEARALGGDVRIVHSFLHAIMDARRHNKPSAFVGIGFETVAPGYSEAILKGLVPGHLKLMPLVKLTPPAMFYTLEVVREKPTDFPISGVIAPGHVSTIVGGKAWRPVAEHFEIPVVVAGFEPNDVLMAVAEILRQLARGEHKVVIEYTRAVTWEGDLKAQSSIRTVFETVDSAWRGIGYIPKSGLALRDEFKEHDALEYFGIPDLTPETWRYDLPANCKCAEVNLGKAKPTDCPLFMKACTPDRPIGPCMVSVEGTCAIWARFGGGGLAEEIAREVGAL